One window of Vanessa cardui chromosome 5, ilVanCard2.1, whole genome shotgun sequence genomic DNA carries:
- the LOC124529674 gene encoding serine/arginine-rich splicing factor 2 has translation MSYGRPPPRIDGMVSLKVDNLTYRTTPEDLRRVFERCGDVGDIYIPRDRYTRDSRGFAFVRFYDRRDAEEALDSLDGRMLDGRELRVQMARYGRPSSPYRSRYDRRRSYSRSRSRSRRRSRSRSRKRSYSRSRSRSRSKSRSRSDSKSSRGRSRSRSRSRSRSRH, from the exons ATGAGTTACGGTAGACCACCGCCACGTATAGATGGCATGGTATCACTGAAAGTGGATAATCTCACCTATAGAACAACTCCAGAAGATTTGCGTCGCGTTTTCGAAAGGTGTGGTGATGTCGGCGACATATATATCCCCCGAGACCGATATACGCGAGACAGCAGAGGATTTGCTTTTGTCAG GTTTTACGATAGAAGAGATGCTGAAGAAGCATTAGATTCTCTAGATGGACGCATGTTGGATGGAAGGGAGCTTCGCGTTCAGATGGCGCGTTATGGCCGTCCATCCTCACCGTACAGAAGCCGATACGACCGTCGTAGAAg CTACTCCCGTTCACGGTCTCGTTCACGTCGTCGATCCAGGTCTCGCTCCAGGAAGCGCTCATACTCTCGCAGCCGTTCCCGTTCACGTTCGAAGTCCAGGTCACGCTCGGACTCCAAGAGCTCTCGCGGCCGGTCTCGTagccgcagccgcagccgcTCGCGTTCCAGACATTGA
- the LOC124529675 gene encoding protein CFAP276: protein MTGIKQVRNKKLLPDLRKEGDLGKEIVLSTKEKHGVPTGSRLFSHHTLASVRKLSFYHPFYLPHDSLDLVLAATYNQSSEHFADKEDLYLQAETIGCDTWRRLRNTFDKLPAVGIPLGHPMKRGGITERKSPFSVKLMNSGVHSSQTNPGYSRQPAGGAIFFY from the exons ATGACAGGAATTAAACAAGTTAGAAATAAGAAGCTGTTACCGGATTTACGAAAAGAGGGTGATTTGGGAAAAGAAATCGTTTTatcaacaaaagaaaaacacgGCGTTCCAACCGGATCACGGCTTTTTTCACATCATACTTTAGCCAGCGTCagaaaattaagtttttaccATCCATTTTA tttACCACATGATAGCTTGGATCTAGTTTTAGCAGCGACCTACAATCAGTCGAGTGAGCATTTTGCCGATAAGGAAGATTTGTATTTGCAAGCTGAAACAATCGGTTGCGATACTTGGCGCCGTCTGCGGAATACCTTTGATAAACTACCGGCAGTTGGCATTCCTTTG ggTCATCCAATGAAAAGAGGCGGCATCACAGAACGAAAGTCCCCCTTCAGTGTGAAGCTCATGAACTCGGGAGTGCATTCTTCACAAACGAATCCCGGATACAGCAGGCAACCGGCTGGCGGCGCGATTTTCTTCTATTAG
- the LOC124529923 gene encoding U3 small nucleolar RNA-interacting protein 2, whose translation MSSSFFLKGKSRQVHKRKSEKINKKKPKKPNAPNLENGQESSDSDLDLKKFSEAEESDSDHETAEQKKLRLAKKYLEEIEKEEAKRSEVIDDAIEKRLQKDYLEQKGRLKTEVADKYVAPTDSNIRLIRAKEHRLSLTCLCISSDGDFAFTGCKTGTIIKWSVREKRRLGSLTYKTHSAYLKGGITSVALTTDSKYLATSDSSPNIQIWDPHTLKHIHTFKGHKDVVIGLVFRKNTHDLYSASKDRSVRIWSLDEMAYVETLFGHQSPITSIDALTRERAITSGGRDTTVRIWKIVEESQLIFNGPVGSLDEVKLLDEEHFVSGSDNGSICLWSVLKKKPLCTVTEAHGSENEVPRWITSLATLLNSDVFASGSYDNYIRLWKVSDSYKNIEPLLSIMKNGFVNHMQFTSDGRLLYVALGQEHKGGRWFKQGSAKNGLLVINLSMKS comes from the coding sequence ATGTCTTCTTCATTTTTCCTAAAAGGGAAATCGAGGCAAGTTCATAAAAgaaaaagtgaaaaaataaacaagaaaaaaccTAAAAAGCCAAATGCTCCTAACCTCGAAAATGGACAAGAATCCTCAGATAGTGATTTGGACCTTAAAAAGTTCTCTGAAGCGGAGGAATCAGACAGTGACCATGAAACAGCAGAGCAAAAGAAATTGCGACTAGCAAAGAAATATCTAGAAGAAATAGAAAAGGAAGAAGCGAAGCGGTCGGAGGTCATAGACGATGCTATCGAAAAACGTTTACAAAAAGATTACCTGGAACAAAAAGGAAGGCTAAAAACAGAAGTTGCCGATAAATATGTTGCTCCAACGGATAGTAATATTAGACTTATACGGGCCAAGGAACATCGCCTATCACTCACATGTTTGTGTATTAGCAGTGACGGCGATTTCGCTTTTACTGGCTGTAAAACTGGTACAATCATTAAATGGAGTGTCAGGGAAAAACGAAGACTCGGCTCTTTGACTTATAAAACACATTCCGCTTACCTAAAAGGAGGTATTACTTCAGTAGCCTTAACTACAGACTCAAAATATTTAGCTACCTCTGATTCTTCACCAAACATTCAAATTTGGGACCCTCATACATtgaaacacatacatacattcaaagGCCATAAGGATGTGGTTATAGGTCTAGTTTTTAGAAAGAACACACATGACTTGTACTCGGCTAGTAAAGACAGATCCGTGAGGATCTGGTCGTTGGATGAAATGGCATATGTGGAAACACTGTTTGGTCATCAATCACCCATCACTTCTATTGATGCATTAACTAGGGAACGAGCTATTACTTCAGGAGGTCGCGATACCACTGTTAGAATATGGAAAATAGTTGAGGAGTCACAGTTGATTTTTAACGGTCCAGTGGGAAGTCTTGATGAAGTGAAACTATTAGATGAAGAGCATTTTGTGTCTGGCAGCGACAATGGTTCAATATGTTTGTGGAGTGTCTTGAAGAAAAAGCCATTATGTACTGTAACAGAAGCACATGGTTCTGAAAATGAGGTCCCACGCTGGATTACAAGTTTAGCAACTCTTTTAAATTCTGATGTTTTTGCATCTGGAtcctatgataattacataagatTATGGAAAGTCAGtgattcatacaaaaatattgaaccTTTGCTTAGCATAATGAAAAATGGATTTGTAAATCATATGCAATTTACAAGTGATGGCAGACTTTTATATGTAGCTCTAGGACAAGAACACAAAGGAGGCAGATGGTTTAAGCAAGGGAGTGCAAAAAATGGCTTATTAGTTATTAACTTATCGATGaagtcataa
- the LOC124529939 gene encoding ribosome biogenesis regulatory protein homolog — protein MDIVNEILEKEQKKAEKYKPITVEKHLELELDVGTLLAFDTNDLDTKSLKSDSQRDTYLQSLSRDNTQLLLNKIWELPTERIDEAIVVKLPQPTTVLPRSKPVPKPKPLTKWQEFAKAKGITKQKKDKLKWDEQLQKWVPLYGFRKAAAEKEKDWLIEVPQHVDPMTDMYEKKATEKSEKVAKNELQRLKNIARSRKVNIPRVGLPVTSDKANATQLSTAAVVAKASTASLGKFQDKLPKEKEARGKGVHELIPGKVRKRNAPVPTPQVERENNLNLIDRILNKRPKIDMDKAVSKHIHKEQIQRSEEKKTMKPVKGKGKAKGGNVTNFSAKKPKAGKGQRNPNKKNPGRKRR, from the exons atggaTATTGTAAATGAGATCTTAGAAAAAGAACAAAAGAAAGCAGAAAAGTATAAACCTATCACAGTCGAAAAGCACTTAGAGTTAGAACTAGATGTCGGAACTCTGTTGGCTTTTGATACAAATGATCTCGATACCAAATCGTTAAA atctgATAGTCAAAGGGATACATATTTACAATCTCTATCCCGTGACAATACACAGCTGCTGCTCAACAAAATATGGGAATTGCCAACAGAGAGAATTGATGAAGCAATAGTAGTTAAATTACCACAGCCAACAACAGTTCTTCCACGATCAAAACCAGTGCCGAAACCAAAACCTTTAACCAAATGGCAAGAGTTTGCCAAAGCAAAGGGAATTACTAAGCAAAAGAAAGATAAACTCAAATGGGATGAACAGTTACAGAAATGGGTGCCACTCTATGG TTTCAGAAAGGCAGCTgctgaaaaagaaaaagattGGCTAATAGAAGTTCCCCAACATGTGGATCCAATGACTGATATGTATGAAAAGAAAGCAACTGAAAAGTCAGAGAAAGTTGCTAAAAATGAATTGCAAAGGCTTAAGAATATTGCAAGGTCTAGGAAAGTTAATATTCCTAGGGTTGGTTTGCCTGTCACCTCTGATAAAGCCAATGCTACACag TTGTCTACTGCAGCTGTTGTGGCAAAAGCTTCTACTGCATCTCTTGGTAAATTCCAAGATAAGTTGCCAAAAGAAAAGGAAGCGAGAGGTAAAGGTGTCCATGAACTGATCCCAGGCAAAGTAAGGAAACGCAATGCACCGGTACCAACACCACAGGTGGAAAGAGAAAATAATCTTAACCTCATAGACAGGATTCTGAACAAGAGACCTAAGATTGATATGGATAAAGCAGTAtctaaacacatacataaagAGCAAATACA aAGATCAGAAGAAAAGAAAACAATGAAACCAGTTAAAGGAAAAGGTAAAGCTAAGGGTGGCAATGTAACTAACTTCTCAGCTAAAAAGCCCAAAGCTGGCAAGGGTCAAAGGAATCCAAACAAAAAGAATCCAGGCAGGAAGAGGAGATAG
- the LOC124529833 gene encoding uncharacterized protein LOC124529833 — protein sequence MHLSHLDSANEKCNRVRSWYLYEQYRSLEKNQLDAVQRLKKKSYQDKILKQELSERRARRRLCDQFGLCQSEPKLDRSIRSVPSNVYLNDDDLYESFSELHDEYELENYEDNNSHDSETSKEIEDFTGVANTKEAYHASLSGVAENVTNDRVENDIREELETVKKNIAENITLQLETVKENIECLEKYAKLNDEEQISDVDDGVLNICVESEVNDLSHYKLKNTKNDKGMEKMWSNFVDFAYKMINLNHGNSYYDYSSQILTAVLACDFLLRGFSRMYLRFTDKI from the exons ATGCACTTAAGTC atttagatTCCgcaaatgaaaaatgtaatcGTGTACGATCGTGGTATTTGTACGAACAGTATAGATCGCTGGAGAAGAATCAACTTGACGCTGTACAAAGATTGAAGAAAAAATCGTAccaagataaaattttaaaacaggaACTCAGTGAGAGGCGAGCACGGCGCAGGCTGTGTGATCAGTTTGGGTTATGTCAGAGTGAACCGAAACTAGACAGAAGCATACGCAGCGTTCCCTCGAATGTGTATCTTAATGATGACGACCTTTATGAAAGTTTTAGCGAACTACACGATGAGTACGAATTGGAAAACTACGAAGACAACAACAGCCACGATTCAGAAACTAGCAAAGAAATTGAAGACTTCACAGGCGTTGCTAATACAAAAGAAGCTTATCATGCAAGTTTAAGCGGCGTAGCTGAAAATGTAACAAATGATAGAGTGGAGAATGACATAAGAGAAGAGTTGGAGACTGTTAAGAAGAACATTGCagaaaatataacattacaattagaaactgtgaaggaaaacattgaaTGTTTGGAAAAGTACGCTAAACTCAATGACGAGGAGCAAATATCAGATGTAGATGATGGTGTTCTAAATATTTGTGTAGAGTCAGAAGTTAATGATCTTTCTCactataaattgaaaaatacaaagaacGATAAGGGCATGGAAAAAATGTGGTCGAATTTTGTTGACTTTGCCTACAAGATGATAAATTTAAACCATG GTAACAGTTATTACGACTACAGTTCGCAGATACTAACAGCTGTGTTGGCATGCGATTTTCTCTTACGGGGATTCAGCAGAATGT
- the LOC124529924 gene encoding INO80 complex subunit C → MTGESERSHCFKIENKFIVKSGCKKRMWRSLKQILTTERTLPWPNDAVLYFSINAPPSFKPTKKYSDISGLPAPYIDRHSKLYYSNAEEFATVRSLPMDITAGYLQLRGANTIVG, encoded by the exons ATGACTGGTGAATCAGAAAGGAGTCATTGTTTTaaaatcgaaaataaatttattgtaaaaagtggTTGTAAGAAGCGTATGTGGAGATCgctaaaacaaatattgactACTGAAAGAACACTACCATGGCCTAATGACGCTGTTCTGT ATTTTTCAATCAATGCACCACCTTCCTTTAAGCCAACAAAGAAATATTCAGATATCTCTGGTTTGCCAGCGCCTTATATAGACCGTCACTCGAAACTGTACTATAGCAATGCAGAAGAATTTGCAACGGTAAGAAGTTTACCCATGGACATTACTGCTGGGTATCTACAACTAAGAGGAGCTAATACAATTGTcggttaa